TAACACCTTTGGCGTTTGATCTTGTACCAAATGCTGTAGCTAAGTCACCAGCTGTTGCTTGAATACCAACAGCGACTGAGCCTTCTCCGGATACTGTAGCAACGTACAAATTATTTTTATCAACAAGGTTATCCCCTGTTAATGTTTTGTAGGTATTTGCAATAGTGGATGTATTGAGCTGAGTGTTTACATTATCTATGTAACCTGAAACAGCTAATAAATCATCCCCCCCTATGGAAATTGAAGAATTACCTTCAGCAATCGTATTCGCACCTATAGCAATAGATTGATCACCTATAACAGAAGTTGCGTAGCCAATTGAAATCGCTTGGTTAGATGTGCTTGAACTCGTTGCTTTTCCACCAATACTGACGCCTCTATTGTGCGCTAACGATTCTGCACCTAAAGCAATACCTGCTTCACCACTTATTGAAGATGAACCTGTTCCAATTGCAACAGATTTATTGGCTGAAGCGACCGATTGCCCCCCAATTGCAATTGCATTTGTCGCACTTGCTTTAGCACCTGCAGTGGCATTACCGCCTAGGGCTAGAGCACCATCTGCTGTTGCTTGAGTAACACTAGTACCACCCGAACCAATCGCAGTTGAGTAAGCACCCGAAGCTACGTTTCCAGAGCCAATCGCAGTTGCTTTCGTTTTTTGTGCTTTACTGACCGCACCAATCGCTACGCCACCCTCAGCGCTCTGAGTTGCGGTTCCAATGATGGCACCTCGGCCAAATGCAAAGCTGTCCGTAGAGTTTTGATTAATAACAATATCAGCACCAATCGCGACTGCATAACGTGAACCACCATTAATGGTTAAATTATCACCAATACCGACTGCATGTGAACTCGTTGTAGTTCCATACATTTTACCGCCGTCATTTAAGTCAGCTAAAGTACTCGGGTTGTTATTATTTAAAATACTAATCCGATTACCAATGGCAACCGAAGAGCCTGACACAACTTTATTTGTAGAACCCAATGAAGTTGAATAGCGAGCAACGACACTTCCATTATAACTTTCGCCTAAATCGCCAAAACTGATCGTTGTACCATCTGTACTTACACCGCCTAATGATATTGCGTTATTTCCAACAGCATTTGAGTTATTACCAAGCGCAATTGAGTTTTCACCGCTAGCTGCTGCTTTATTGCTAGTAGAGCTTCCTAGAGCAACGCCTGTTGCTGATGCTGTACCATATGCTGTACCAGTATTCGCACTGCCACTTATCCAAGCCGCACCCGCATCAGCACTAAAGGTCACCATCAAGCCAATACTTGCTGTGCCTACAATCGCTTTGACTTTAGAAGACTTTGTTTTACCTTTGGCTAACTCTGAAACAGCCACCCACGTTCCTAAAGCAGCGTTCCAAATCACTTTATAGATCTTGTTCATTTTTTTATTCCCATGGGTACTGTTTATTTGTTCACTTTTTTCAAATTTTGAATTGTTTAATTTTTAAAAAGTGTTTTAGATATTTCTTTGCTTAAAATTTAACATCAAACCAACACTATTTACAACAAAAAGCACACCACAGTTCACATTTTTTCATTATTTAATAATAACTTAATTATACCTTAATTAAAAATTAACCAATAACTTTCTTTATATATTACAAATAGTTAAATTTTTTTAATACATTCGTCACATTTATCTATTTTTTAAAATAATGAGAATTATTTAACAAAAATAGTTGACTATTATAGTTTTAAATTCACATGAAAAGATCGAGTTTAAATGGCCTGAGATAATCCTAGATTTAATTCACAGCACTTTTAAGGCTTTGCTATAATGTCAGCAGTTTTATATTGAGTTTGTCATATTGAAAATCATCTTTGCAGGTACGCCTGAATTTGCAGCAAGTGCTTTAGCCGCTTTACTAAACACTGAACACGACATTGTCGCTGTATATACTCAGCCTGACCGCAAAGCTGGACGTGGACAAAAGTTAACGGCATCTGCGGTAAAACAACTCGCACTCGAACACAATCTCCCTGTCTATCAACCGCTTCATTTCAAAGCCTCAACTGAAGAAGGTCTCGCTGCACAAAAAGAATTGGCAGATTTAAATGCAGACGTGATGGTGGTTGCCGCTTACGGCCTGATCTTGCCTCAAGCAGTACTAGATACACCTAAATACGGCTGTCTAAATATTCATGGTTCACTATTGCCACGTTGGCGTGGTGCTGCACCGATTCAACGTGCCATTAGCTCAGGCGATGCTGAGACGGGCGTGACCATTATGAAAATGGCAGCAGGACTCGACACCGGCGACATGATGTTGAAAACCCTCTGTCCAATTGAAGCGACCGATACCTCTGCAAGCTTGCATGATAAACTTGCTCAACAAGGTGCTGAGGCTCTGGTACAGGTTTTAGACACTGAAGCAACCTTGCAACATTATTTAGAAACACGTGAAGTCCAAGACGAAGCATTGACCGTCTATGCCCATAAGCTCAGCAAAGCCGAAGCACAAATTGACTGGACGCAAGCTGCTGAAGTTATTGACCGAAATATTCGTGCATTCAATCCTTGGCCAGTGGCATTTACCCCAATTGATGAGACCAATAACTTACGGGTTTGGAATTCATCCGTGTCTACGCACACCTCAGCAAGTGCTCAAGCCGGTGAAGTGATTGCGCTCGACAAAAACGGCGTACATGTCATGTGTGGAGATGGCAAAGCCGTCTGCATCACCAACTTACAATGGCCGGGTGGTAAAGCCTTAAATGCCGTACAAATTAATCAAACTCAAAAATTATCTCTAGGACATCTATTCGCATGAGCCAAATTCAATCTGCAAAACATCTGAATTTGCGTGCACAAGTCGTGAAGACGCTGATTGCTGTCCAAAATGGTCAGTCATTGGCTTCGGTTTTAAATCAGCACATTAGTATCGTGTCTGAACGTGACCGTGGTCTGTACCATGAATTAACGCTCGGTTGTTTACGCCAGTGGCATGCTTTAAAAGCCATTACTTTGCCACTTTTGACCAAACCATTAGACAATGAAGCGGTTGAAAGCTGTCTGTACTTAGGTTTGTATCAAATTTTATGTACCCGTGTGCCTGCCCATGCAGCCATTTCAGAAACCGTGACTGCAGCAAAGCAATTGGGCTATGAACCCTTAAGTGGTTTAGTCAATGCGATTCTGCGCCGTGTTTCACGTGAAACTGAAGATTTTATGGCGGGTTTAGAACAAGCGCACGGTTTACCCAGCTGGTTAGGCAAACGCTTAAAGAAAGATTGGCAAGATGATTTCGATACCATCGCGCATAATCTTAAACAAATTGCCCCACTCACTTTACGTGTAAACACCAATCAAGTCAGCCGTGCAGAATACTTCGAGATTTTGGAAGAAGATGGTTATGAAGCCCATCTGTGCGAATTATCTCAAGATGGAATCGTGCTCGATCAAAACGTACATATTCCAAACTTGCCCGGTTTTGAAGAAGGCGGTTTCTCGGTACAAGATGAACATGCCCAGCTCTGTGTCACCCTTCTACCAAATCTTGAAGATCAAGTGGTGGTGGATGCCTGTGCTGCACCGGGTGGAAAAACCGCGCATATTTTAGAGAAATACACGCCGAAAAAATTATACGCCATTGATCAAGATCAAAAGCGTTTACTCCGTGTCTCTGAAAACCTTGAGCGTCTTGCTTTAACCGGTTATGCCGATGTGGAAATTTTGGCTGCTGATGCCAGCACATGGACAGCACCTGAACCTGTCGATTGTATCGTCCTTGATGCACCATGTTCAGCAATTGGGG
The sequence above is drawn from the Acinetobacter lanii genome and encodes:
- the rsmB gene encoding 16S rRNA (cytosine(967)-C(5))-methyltransferase RsmB encodes the protein MSQIQSAKHLNLRAQVVKTLIAVQNGQSLASVLNQHISIVSERDRGLYHELTLGCLRQWHALKAITLPLLTKPLDNEAVESCLYLGLYQILCTRVPAHAAISETVTAAKQLGYEPLSGLVNAILRRVSRETEDFMAGLEQAHGLPSWLGKRLKKDWQDDFDTIAHNLKQIAPLTLRVNTNQVSRAEYFEILEEDGYEAHLCELSQDGIVLDQNVHIPNLPGFEEGGFSVQDEHAQLCVTLLPNLEDQVVVDACAAPGGKTAHILEKYTPKKLYAIDQDQKRLLRVSENLERLALTGYADVEILAADASTWTAPEPVDCIVLDAPCSAIGVLRRHPDIRLLRQSTDIAKTVELQKQILDNMWKQLKVGGTLLYITCSILKAENEQQMVNFFAEHADAKESKIDATWGIEQIHGRQLFPENDRGDGFYYCRIEKI
- the fmt gene encoding methionyl-tRNA formyltransferase → MKIIFAGTPEFAASALAALLNTEHDIVAVYTQPDRKAGRGQKLTASAVKQLALEHNLPVYQPLHFKASTEEGLAAQKELADLNADVMVVAAYGLILPQAVLDTPKYGCLNIHGSLLPRWRGAAPIQRAISSGDAETGVTIMKMAAGLDTGDMMLKTLCPIEATDTSASLHDKLAQQGAEALVQVLDTEATLQHYLETREVQDEALTVYAHKLSKAEAQIDWTQAAEVIDRNIRAFNPWPVAFTPIDETNNLRVWNSSVSTHTSASAQAGEVIALDKNGVHVMCGDGKAVCITNLQWPGGKALNAVQINQTQKLSLGHLFA